A window of Strix aluco isolate bStrAlu1 chromosome 11, bStrAlu1.hap1, whole genome shotgun sequence contains these coding sequences:
- the CDHR4 gene encoding cadherin-related family member 4 — protein sequence MGMHGRLTFLLLLLSLRASGTFVRAAALPDLPRVVALSEDAVPGTRVAEVTVSCSNASGSPNVTLHGIEPSHPFNPIAISADPVAAATFHAEVTLRASAELDARRVNQYTLTLRAACPGEDEVEEQLFVQVTAGPALRCDTPFASAGGDVVQVLADVAPQTPLYAVLPQPLGGLTFRLQNHDTPLTLTRRGLVLAPAGGFDPSKDNQTFRLKIEVTDRHGHNCSGTVRVEVLPSRRPRVTFLEPQRDVTVPESTGPLEVVTQVHASGDNVRYAILAPVAPALFTIDEVTGEIRSTRRLEVAHMLLLVRAYNALRPADHATATLNVTVQGMDRRAPSCIPAISVSQVPETVSPGSTLVTLRCTDSSGAEGSLHYALEGSPASHSRFRMEGPQLQVNATLDYDSEAVAAVGFQFTATIVVTAGGQPPRSTRVPVLVTVTPVNEFTPVCPNGAAFTVLETAAFGSIVGRVAGTDRDYPPDSLEYSLEGGPGPSQPFSIDTRTGEIRVVGPLDSQQHKSYRLTVRLTDTHNDLDLAKRRSRLCDVAVRLQAVPDQPPVCTPEVQELRITAGSGGRQPVTRLACQGSPDGAVLAYAITGGNEDGCFRLEGNTLFYLPDDLAEPRTFVLVVEVWISPGTPRHSTVVALVVHVTPQSTLVPPTTTTQRTTLQKEPLVVMRTEAVWHPPAWFVAVLTVSGILLLATLGCTARSLLCSNRDPGKLLLDKSSWDVVEQRADEKDQSRPHAGSPGQFDGRAQDPRTGRDYLFNSVTGARRWI from the exons ATGGGCATGCACGGACGcctcaccttcctcctcctcctcctcagcctccGTGCCTCAG GGACTTTTGTCAGAGCAGCAG CCCTGCCCGACCTGCCGCGTGTGGTGGCCCTGAGCGAGGACGCGGTGCCGGGCACCCGCGTGGCCGAGGTGACCGTGTCCTGCAGCAATGCGAGTGGCAGCCCCAACGTCACCCTTCACGGCATCGAGCCCAGCCACCCCTTCAACCCCATCGCCATCAGCGCCGACCCCGTGGCCGCCGCCACGTTTCATGCAGAG GTGACATTGCGTGCCAGTGCGGAGCTCGATGCCCGTCGGGTGAACCAGTACACCCTGACCCTGCGGGCTGCTTGTCCCGGCGAGGACGAGGTGGAAGAGCAGCTCTTTGTCCAGGTGACGGCAGGGCCGGCGCTGCGCTGTGACACCCCCTTCGCCAGCGCGG GGGGAGATGTGGTGCAGGTGCTGGCGGATGTGGCACCCCAGACCCCCCTGTACGCGGTGCTGCCGCAGCCGCTTGGCGGGCTGACG TTCAGGCTCCAAAACCATGACACACCACTCACACTCACCCGCCGGGGCCTGGTGTTGGCGCCTGCCGGTGGCTTCGACCCCAGCAAGGACAACCAG ACATTCAGGCTGAAGATCGAGGTGACGGACCGCCACGGGCACAACTGCAGCGGGACCGTGAGGGTGGAGGTGCTGCCATCGCGCCGTCCCCGTGTCACCTTCCT CGAGCCGCAGCGGGACGTGACAGTGCCAGAGAGCACCGGACCCTTGGAGGTGGTCACTCAGGTCCATGCTAGCGGTGACAACGTCCGCTACGCCATCCTCGCTCCCGTGGCGCCCGCACTCTTCACCATCGATGAGG TGACGGGTGAGATCCGCAGCACCCGCCGGCTGGAGGTGGCCCACATGCTCCTCCTCGTCCGGGCTTACAATGCGCTGCGCCCCGCCGACCATGCCACCGCCACGCTCAACGTCACCGTGCAGGGGATGGACCGGCGGGCACCGAGCTGCATCCCAGCCATCTCTGT GTCCCAGGTGCCCGAAACAGTGTCCCCCGGCAGCACCCTGGTGACACTGAGGTGCACCGACTCCTCTGGCGCTGAGGGGTCTCTGCACTATGCCCTTGAGGGGTCCCCTGCCTCCCACTCCCGCTTCCGCATGGAGGGGCCGCAGCTGCAG GTCAATGCCACCCTGGACTATGACTCAGAGGCCGTGGCTGCTGTGGGGTTCCAGTTCACAGCCACCATCGTGGTGACGGCGGGAGGGCAGCCCCCAAGAAGCA CCCGCGTGCCTGTGCTCGTGACAGTGACGCCCGTCAACGAATTCACACCGGTTTGCCCCAACGGTGCTGCCTTCACCGTGCTGGAGACGGCGGCTTTCGGCAGCATCGTGGGGCGCGTGGCCGGCACCGACCGTGACTACCCACCAGACAGCCTCGAGTACAGCCTGGAGGGGGGCCCTGGCCCCTCACAGCCTTTCTCCATTGACACACGGACTG GTGAGATCCGCGTGGTGGGACCCCTCGACTCCCAGCAGCACAAGAGCTACAGGCTGACAGTGCGGCTGACAGATACCCACAACGACCTGGACCTGGCAAAGCGTCGGAGCCGCCTGTGTGACGTGGCCGTGCGCCTGCAG GCCGTGCCGGACCAGCCGCCGGTGTGCACCCCCGAGGTGCAGGAGCTGCGGATCACAGCCGGGTCGGGTGGACGCCAGCCTGTCACCCGCCTGGCGTGCCAGGGCAGCCCTGACGGCGCTGTGCTGGCATACGCCATCACTGGAG GCAACGAGGACGGATGCTTTCGACTGGAGGGGAACACCCTCTTCTACCTCCCCGATGACCTGGCTGAGCCCCGCACCTTCGTGCTGGTGGTGGAGGTGTGGATCAGCCCCGGTACCCCCCGCCACAGCACCGTGGTGGCACTGGTGGTGCACGTCACCCCCCAGAGCACCCTGGtgccacccaccaccaccacccagcgCACG ACACTGCAGAAGGAGCCACTGGTTGTCATGCGGACAGAGGCGGTGTGGCACCCACCGGCCTGGTTTGTGGCCGTGCTGACTGTCTCTGGCATCCTGCTGCTGGCCACCCTGGGCTGCACGGCACGGAGCCTGCTGTGCAG CAACCGAGACCCTGGCAAGCTGCTCCTGGACAAGAG ctcctgggatGTGGTGGAGCAGAGAGCGGATGAGAAGGATCAGAGCCGCCCCCATGCTGGCAGCCCA GGGCAGTTTGACGGCCGTGCCCAGGACCCAC GCACCGGCAGGGACTATCTCTTCAACAGCGTGACTGGGGCACGGCGCTGGATCTGA